A genomic stretch from Malus domestica chromosome 15, GDT2T_hap1 includes:
- the LOC114821508 gene encoding putative leucine-rich repeat receptor-like serine/threonine-protein kinase At2g24130: MIMMCFGRSSVFKLLCLIILLEAVLCQETAQIMKDKASLLSFREGIVSDPHRALEDWNSLGVHLCNWSGIKCNKARDRVVELDLSGKALGGTISPSLANLSSLHILDLSSNFFKGRIPGELGTLSQLGELSLSSNLLEGSIAAELGFLRKLVYLDLGSNRLTGEIPMPLFCNHSSSSLQYLDLSNNSLSGEIPLPDECELIHLRFLLLWSNRLVGHVPAAISNSSKLKWLDLESNMLKGELPSEIIRKMPQLQYLYLSYNLFVSHDGNTNLEPFFASLVNASNFQELELAGNNLGGDLPPIIGNLSTNLVQLHLDTNRIYGSIPPHISNLVNLTLLNLSSNLLNGTIPPKLCRMTKLERVFLSNNSLSGEIPSAFGDIPHLGLLDLSKNKLSGSIPDSFSNLSQLRRLFLYENQLTGTIPPSLGKCINLEILDLSQNQISGVIPSEVAGLRSLKLYLNLSSNHLHGLLPMELSKMDMVLAVDLSSNNLSGTIPQLGSCIALEYLNLSVNSLEGPLPDSIGKLPYLQKLDVSSNQLNGQIPVSLQESLTLKKLNFSFNNLSGNVSNNGAFSLLTIDSFLGNAGLCGSIKGMSNCRKKHTHHLAILPIILSLLITPIFCVFGYPLMHGSKFQKHLAVFNQEDSGDDEKEGKKEHKCPKISYEQLIEATGGFSASCLIGSGGFGHVYKGVLQDNSVIAVKVLDLKTDGDNLGTFKRECRVLKRTRHRNLIRIITACSRPDFKALVLPLMSNGSLESHLYPSHGLKDQLNLIQLVSICSDVAEGVAYLHHHSPVRVVHCDLKPSNILLDEDMTALVTDFGIARLVKGGDEKGPTNDSASFSSADGLLCGSIGYIAPEYAMGKTISTEGDVFSYGVLLLEIVTGRRPTDVLVHEGSTLHEWVKSQYPRRLDPIVQQALDRCAADLMPKQYNKVWRDVVLELIELGLICTQYNPSMRPNMQDIAHEIGRLKDYISSPASFLIDEIDLKVEAP; encoded by the exons ATGATCATGATGTGTTTTGGAAGGTCTTCTGTGTTTAAGCTTCTCTGTTTGATCATTTTGTTGGAAGCGGTTTTATGCCAAGAAACTGCTCAAATAATGAAGGACAAGGCATCCTTGCTTTCTTTCAGAGAAGGGATTGTATCGGACCCCCACCGGGCTTTAGAGGACTGGAATTCCTTGGGTGTTCATCTTTGTAATTGGTCAGGCATCAAGTGTAACAAAGCTAGAGACCGCGTCGTGGAGCTTGATCTTAGTGGAAAGGCACTCGGAGGCACCATTTCCCCGTCTCTCGCTAATCTTTCTTCCTTACACATTCTTGATCTATCAAGTAATTTTTTCAAAGGTCGCATTCCAGGCGAGTTAGGCACTCTTTCTCAACTTGGAGAACTCAGCTTATCTTCCAATCTTCTTGAGGGAAGCATCGCTGCTGAACTTGGTTTTCTTCGCAAATTAGTGTATCTCGATTTGGGAAGCAACCGGCTCACTGGTGAAATCCCAATGCCGCTTTTCTGCAATCATTCTTCGTCTTCTCTGCAGTACTTAGACCTCTCTAACAATTCTTTAAGCGGTGAAATTCCTTTGCCAGATGAATGTGAGCTTATACACCTGAGGTTTCTTCTACTGTGGTCCAACCGTCTAGTTGGACATGTTCCTGCAGCCATTTCAAACTCCTCAAAACTTAAATGGCTCGATTTAGAGTCTAACATGCTGAAAGGGGAGTTGCCATCGGAGATTATACGAAAAATGCCACAACTGCAGTACCTCTACTTGTCCTACAATCTCTTTGTGAGCCATGACGGTAACACTAACCTTGAACCCTTTTTTGCCTCTTTGGTTAATGCCTCTAACTTTCAAGAGCTTGAATTAGCTGGAAACAATCTTGGAGGAGATTTACCTCCTATTATTGGTAATCTTTCTACCAATCTTGTACAACTTCACTTAGATACTAATCGTATTTACGGTTCAATTCCCCCTCATATTTCAAATCTTGTCAACCTCACCCTGTTGAATTTGTCTAGTAACCTTCTGAATGGAACCATCCCGCCCAAACTGTGCCGAATGACAAAGCTAGAGAGGgtgtttttgtcaaacaattcaCTGTCTGGTGAGATTCCATCTGCCTTTGGTGACATTCCCCATCTAGGCCTTCTAGATTTATCCAAAAACAAGCTTTCCGGTTCCATTCCAGATAGTTTTTCAAACCTTTCCCAGTTAAGAAGGCTCTTTCTTTATGAGAACCAACTCACAGGGACCATACCGCCAAGTCTAGGAAAGTGCATCAATTTAGAGATTCTAGACCTTTCTCAGAACCAAATTTCAGGGGTGATTCCTAGCGAAGTTGCAGGGCTGAGGAGCTTGAAGTTGTACTTGAACCTGTCTAGCAATCACTTGCATGGACTGTTACCGATGGAGTTGAGCAAAATGGACATGGTGCTAGCAGTTGACCTATCTTCCAACAATCTTTCCGGCACAATACCACAACTTGGGAGCTGCATTGCCCTCGAGTACCTCAACCTTTCGGTGAATTCCTTAGAAGGCCCTCTTCCGGATTCAATAGGAAAGCTACCTTATCTTCAAAAACTTGACGTATCCTCAAACCAACTGAATGGACAAATACCAGTGTCTCTGCAGGAATCATTAACTCTGAAGAAACTCAACTTCTCTTTCAACAACTTATCCGGGAATGTATCAAACAATGGGGCCTTTTCTTTGCTGACCATAGACTCATTCCTGGGTAATGCTGGTCTCTGTGGATCAATAAAGGGCATGTCAAACTGCCGGAAGAAGCATACTCATCATTTGGCTATTCTGCCAATTATCCTGTCATTACTTATCACCCCCATATTTTGTGTATTCGGGTACCCCCTCATGCATGGGTCGAAATTCCAAAAACACTTGGCAGTTTTCAATCAAGAGGATTCGGGGGATGATGAAAAAGAAGGGAAGAAAGAACACAAGTGTCCGAAAATCTCATACGAGCAGCTCATTGAAGCCACGGGTGGTTTCAGTGCTTCCTGCCTGATTGGTTCAGGTGGGTTTGGGCATGTCTATAAGGGTGTCCTTCAAGACAACTCAGTAATTGCTGTCAAGGTATTGGATTTGAAAACGGATGGAGATAATTTGGGAACCTTCAAAAGGGAATGCAGAGTTCTGAAGAGGACTAGGCACAGAAATTTGATCAGAATCATCACGGCGTGCAGTAGGCCGGACTTTAAGGCTCTTGTTCTGCCATTGATGTCAAATGGGAGCCTCGAGAGTCACCTATACCCGAGCCATGGACTGAAGGATCAGTTGAATTTGATTCAGTTGGTGAGCATCTGCAGTGATGTAGCTGAAGGAGTGGCCTATTTACACCATCACTCTCCTGTTAGAGTTGTGCACTGTGATCTCAAACCGAGCAACATTCTACTAGATGAGGACATGACGGCGTTGGTAACTGATTTTGGAATTGCGAGATTGGTGAAAGGCGGCGATGAGAAGGGTCCAACGAATGATTCAGCATCCTTCAGTTCAGCAGATGGCTTGTTATGCGGATCCATTGGCTACATTGCTCCTG AGTATGCGATGGGAAAAACCATTTCTACTGAGGGAGACGTGTTCAGTTACGGGGTCCTTTTGCTAGAAATCGTTACAGGAAGGCGACCAACGGATGTCCTTGTTCACGAAGGTTCAACCCTTCACGAATGGGTGAAAAGTCAGTACCCGCGCAGGCTCGATCCAATAGTTCAACAAGCGCTCGATAGGTGTGCTGCGGATTTGATGCCTAAGCAGTACAACAAAGTATGGAGGGATGTTGTTTTGGAATTGATAGAGCTTGGTCTGATCTGCACTCAGTACAATCCTTCAATGAGACCAAATATGCAGGATATAGCTCACGAAATCGGTCGGTTGAAGGATTACATCTCCAGTCCTGCATCGTTTCTGATTGATGAAATTGATCTTAAAGTTGAAGCACCTTAG
- the LOC103424781 gene encoding uncharacterized protein, which produces MAEGSVPCGMPETDIATLTEALRAQQQLLQKLYYDLDQEREASSTAADEALSMILRLQGEKSAMKMEASQYKRLAEEKICHSEEALAIFEDLIYQKEMEIASLEFQLQAYRHKLLSMGCSTELGAGENVYPENLLFQRNDFGSGEAGVNGTIRRINSRCDFGSGETSVSGAIRRINSLPPIELKELLKQKSTMERERDKERERDRDRPMIPKPEPATKIQEKKVEQEVNVQSLDVEKKFPNDAGGNMNTIWEQIKKLDARVKEISDYKDYGRGKSVLLKGPPSRTCSLPPIPKICISPKNELDSEEIIASLDQLKQSENLQGRELTVSPSCSSSVYDVFEVPQSYENSKAGEGEKKEPSALTVKLDKRLGKPDLVMGETTEAYVRDETDRVKKMLHTKKQENKIPKPRDVISSADSNVREKAVSGGVTESQQAKFQQLWRRIERLEGERNNIRQEISHAGEEELKLFQEIHEHLNLIQSEMRSWKPKKPRPQDDEPLHKVMEAMLHFWL; this is translated from the exons ATGGCGGAGGGTAGTGTGCCTTGTGGGATGCCTGAAACTGATATTGCAACGCTAACCGAAGCGCTTAGAGCACAGCAGCAACTGCTGCAAAAGCTTTACTATGATCTGGATCAGGAAAGAGAAGCATCATCTACTGCAGCTGATGAAGCTCTATCCATGATATTGCGTTTGCAAGGAGAAAAGTCCGCTATGAAGATGGAAGCGAGTCAATACAAGAGATTGGCGGAGGAAAAGATTTGTCATTCCGAGGAAGCTCTTGCCATTTTCGAAGATCTCATTTATCAGAAAGAAATGGAAATTGCTTCGCTTGAGTTCCAACTTCAGGCTTATAGGCACAAGCTTTTAAGCATGGGCTGCAGCACGGAGTTAGGCGCTGGTGAAAACGTATATCCGGAGAATCTGTTGTTTCAAAGGAATGATTTTGGAAGTGGGGAAGCAGGTGTTAATGGGACGATTAGAAGAATCAACTCTCGATGCGATTTTGGCAGTGGGGAAACAAGTGTTAGCGGGGCTATTAGAAGAATCAACTCTCTACCTCCAATTGAGCTCAAGGAATTGCTCAAACAGAAAAGCACTATGGAAAGAGAAAGAGATAAAGAAAGAGAACGAGATAGAGACAGACCAATGATCCCCAAACCCGAACCTGCTACAAAAATACAGGAGAAGAAGGTGGAGCAGGAAGTCAATGTCCAGAGCCTAGATGTAGAGAAGAAATTTCCAAATGATGCAGGCGGGAACATGAATACAATATGGGAGCAGATTAAGAAGTTAGATGCGCGAGTGAAAGAGATATCCGATTATAAAGATTATGGTAGGGGAAAATCTGTACTCTTGAAGGGTCCTCCATCTAGGACTTGTTCATTGCCTCCAATTCCGAAGATATGCATAAGCCCAAAAAATGAACTCGACAGTGAAGAAATTATTGCTAGTTTGGATCAACTTAAGCAGAGTGAGAATCTACAGGGAAGGGAGCTGACTGTTAGCCCTTCGTGCTCCTCAAGCGTCTATGATGTCTTCGAAGTCCCACAAAGTTATGAAAACAGTAAAGCTGGTgaaggagagaagaaagaacCTAGTGCATTGACTGTGAAACTTGACAAGAGGCTTGGTAAGCCGGATTTGGTCATGGGTGAGACGACAGAAGCATATGTTAGAGATGAAACGGATAGGGTAAAGAAAATGTTGCATACCAAGAAGCAGGAGAACAAAATACCTAAACCAAGAGATGTGATAAGTAGTGCTGACTCGAATGTGAGGGAGAAAGCGGTGAGTGGTGGGGTTACGGAATCTCAGCAAGCGAAATTTCAACAGTTGTGGAGGAGAATAGAGCGGCTCGAGGGAGAAAGGAATAATATAAGGCAAGAAATTAGTCATGCGGGAGAAGAGGAGTTGAAGCTGTTCCAGGAGATACACGAGCATCTTAATTTAATACAGTCCGAAATGCGTAGTTGGAAGCCTAAGAAACCCCGTCCCCAGGATGATGAGCCCTTGCACAAAGTTATGGAG GCAATGCTGCACTTTTGGCTTTGA
- the LOC103415542 gene encoding uncharacterized protein: MGNTSSMLTQYDIEEVQEHCNNTFSQQEIVSLYQRFCQLDRSGGGFISSDEFLSVPEFAVNPLCQRLLKILDGLNFKEFVLFLSAFSSRASLQQKIEFIFKVYDSDGNGKVALSDMLDVLRDLTGQFISEQQREQVLTHVIEESGYTKDSLLSISDFVKTLGNSDLKMEVEVPVD; encoded by the exons ATGGGCAACACATCCTCGATGCTCACGCAGTACGACATCGAAGAAGTCCAGGAGCACTGTAACAACACAT TTTCGCAGCAGGAGATAGTTTCTCTGTACCAGCGGTTCTGCCAGCTCGATCGCAGCGGCGGAGGTTTCATCTCCTCCGATGAGTTCTTGTCCGTTCCCGAATTCGCCGTCAATCCTCTCTGTCAG AGGTTGCTGAAGATATTGGATGGATTGAACTTTAAGGAATTCGTATTATTCTTATCAGCATTCAGTTCTCGTGCAAGCTTGCAGCAGAAAATCGAGT TTATTTTTAAGGTATATGATTCAGACGGCAATGGGAAAGTCGCACTCAGCGACATGTTGGATGTTTTGCGGGATTTGACGGGGCAGTTCATATCTGAGCAACAGAGGGAG CAAGTATTGACGCATGTCATTGAGGAATCCGGCTACACAAAGGATTCATTGTTAAGCATATCGGACTTTGTGAAG ACTCTTGGCAACTCTGATTTGAAGATGGAGGTCGAGGTTCCGGTGGATTGA
- the LOC103431373 gene encoding uncharacterized protein, whose protein sequence is MAMYIRVKRSKTTYFIQCEPTETSLDIKQKLHDLTDQPVNNQRLILVSTGEVLEDSKTLADQKVENDAVVALAFRKDDNEFEEVNIVRPDDFYQSRDADAGNW, encoded by the exons ATG GCCATGTATATCCGTGTTAAGCGTAGTAAGACAACTTACTTTATCCAGTGTGAACCAACTGAGACAAGTTTAGATATTAAGCAGAAATTGCATGATCTTACTGATCAACCGGTCAATAATCAGCGCTTGATCTTAGTCAGTACCGGGGAAGTATTGGAGGATTCAAAGACGTTGGCAGATCAGAAG GTTGAAAATGATGCCGTTGTTGCATTGGCCTTCAGAAAAG ATGACAATGAGTTTGAAGAGGTCAACATTGTACGACCAGACGACTTCTATCAGTCTCGTGATGCAGATGCAGGCAATTGGTGA
- the LOC103400315 gene encoding uncharacterized protein isoform X2, whose amino-acid sequence MKDFRPKTACRFSGNLLPYPKPKPTQWKGRDSPVSTPQRKSHVPPSLHLQALLKLKHKEVQGTSRTSTRAYGGCPSSASPSTRTPERTFSASPMACSNRLPKCSNFPVPSMLPTEAFTVVLKSFDARKQVMC is encoded by the exons ATGAAGGATTTTCGACCCAAAACGGCGTGCCGTTTCTCTGGAAATTTGCTTCCttatcccaaaccaaaacccacTCAGTGGAAAGGGCGAGACTCTCCGGTCTCCACACCTCAGCGGAAAAGCCATGTCCCTCCTTCCCTCCACCTCCAAGCTTTGCTGAAATTGAAGCACAAAGAAGTGCAGGGGACGTCAAGAACAAGTACGAGGGCATATGGAGGCTGTCCAAGCTCGGCGTCTCCGTCGACAAGGACCCCGGAAAGGACTTTCTCGGCGTCTCCGATGGCTTGCTCGAACAGATTGCCAAAGTGCTCGAATTTCCCG GTTCCTTCGATGCTGCCGACGGAGGCCTTCACGGTGGTTCTGAAATCTTTTGATGCAAGGAAG CAAGTAATGTGCTGA
- the LOC103400315 gene encoding uncharacterized protein isoform X1 produces MSGPSDRRFDLNLGEETATPSPDNIWRPSFISPTGPLTVGDSVMKNDMTAAVVARNLLTPKDNRLLSKRSDELAVKDSLALSVQCAGSVSNMAQRLFARTRQVESLAAEVMSLKQEIRGLKHENKQLHRLAHDYATNMKRKLDQMKESDGKVLLDHQRFVSLFQRHLLPSSSGAVPGNEASNDEPPMPPPSGVLSSTEAPDNHPPVLSLSGALPTAETSPKQPL; encoded by the coding sequence atgtctggaccctccgaccgtcgttttgacttgaaccttggagaagagacagccacgccttctccagacaacatatggcgcccatccttcatatcccctactggtcctcttaccgttggggattctgtgatgaagaatgatatgaccgctgcagtggtggccaggaaccttctcactcccaaagataacagactactttccaaacggtctgatgagttggctgttaaggactctctggctcttagtgttcagtgtgcaggttctgtgtctaatatggcccaacgcctatttgctagaacccgccaagttgaatcattggctgctgaagtgatgagtctcaaacaggagattagagggctcaagcatgagaataagcagttgcaccggctcgcccatgactatgctacaaacatgaagaggaagcttgaccagatgaaggaatctgatggtaaggttttacttgatcatcagcggtttgtgagtttgttccaaagacatttattgccttcgtcctctggggctgtacctggtaatgaagcttcaaatgatgaacctccaatgcctcctccttctggggttttgtcaagtactgaggctccggataaccaccctccggtgctttctctttctggggctctaccgactgctgagacttcccctaagcaacctttgtga